The DNA window AATGCGTCTtttccattttgtttttcttgttttagtttttcttgcAGGTTTTTACGCAATTCCATCGTTTCCTTCGAAAATCTTCAgttatataagtatgtttaggcattttccttttatttttcaatattgttaTCTTTTTTGGAATGACGTAAAAGTTATAAGTATTGGTCTTACTTTTTTCTCGTCTTGTTTCCTTCCAGTCTatagtagttatttatttcgtagttATCGATGTTAATATCTAGATTATTCAAGGTTTCTTTTATTGTGTTAAGTAATTCTTGgtgatttttttctgtttctttaatacCGTGTaagatcaaattatttttcttatttctatCTTCTAATTGTCTAACCTTTTCGTTCAATTTTTGTATCTCAATTTTTAGGCATTTGTTTTCTTCTAAAATTGGTTGTAATTTTTCATCTGTGCGCATGATACCTTCAGTTATGTTCTTGGTAATTGTTGCGGTTTGTTCATGGAGTTCTAATTTCATCATTTCAAATAACCTCACCAGATCTTCTTGCATTCCTGTAGTATTCATGTTGCAACAAAACGTTTTACTTTGCGTATGACCGTTGACTACTGCGCAAATGACGTGTTGGTTGTATCAGTATTGTTATAATGCATAATATTGTTCAGCGACGTTAAACTTTGTAATAGAAATTGCACATCACCTCTTCACTTACAGTTGATTATGTACCTACAAACAATTTCAGaatgtttattgtataaatgttaTCTTTAAATAGACTGCAGTTGATAATGTCcacttctttttcttttgtttttttttcttttttttgattttgtttattaagtaatagtgtttcaaattatttcatttgacaGTTTTGCTAGTAGTGACAATACTACACTATTCCtgttaatttcatacaaaaataactgttACTGCCAGTTGcagttttaattcttttagacagatttatgtaatttacaaatgtttaaaacagaCAGTTGAAGTTTGCAGTTGTAACAACTTTATACTTACACAATTCAACCTTTTACTTTTTGCACagtaattatcaatttaaaagtgAGATGGATTAATACAACTTCATTCAATTCATGTGTTAAAAATCTGGACTCTAATTTGGAAACCTCACAACAATACAATACCTAATATATTGCTATTTACAACCAACAGGGTTATGACCTAGCTTcctgtacaatatttatatttacatttatattacataaagtaACAACTTTATACTTACACAATTCAACCTTTTACTTTTTGTACAGTAATTGTCAATTTAAAAGTGAGATGGATTAATACAGCTTCATTCAATCTATGTGTTAAAAATCTGGACTCTAATTTGGAAACCttacaacaatataataactaatatactGCTATTTATAACCAACAGGGCTATGACCTAGCTTcctgtacaatatttatatttacatttatattatatagttataaacataaagtaACAACTTTATACTTACACAATTCAACCTTTTACTTTTTGCACAGTAATTGTCAATTTAAAAGTGAGATGGATTAATACAGCTTCATTCAATCCATGTGTTAAAAATCTGGACTCTAATTTAGAAACCTcacaacaatacaataactaatatattggTATTTATAACCAACAGGGCTATGACCTAGCTTcctgtacaatatttatatttacatttatattacataaagttATAAGCATAAAGTCtttctaaaacataaaatttcacAATTCTGCAGTGGTGTTGCCGTCACTGGCTTGTTGTCTTATTATTTCGGTTGAATTGTGTTTGAGTTTTCCTTTCAGCCACCAGTTAGTCACGATTTCCAAGTTTgtgtattattcttaaaacagGACATTGACGGTTTAGTTTGGTCCGGACCCTCTCTCTTTACGCAATCTTGAGTTGGGCGTAGCTTAATCCCAGTCagtatgaaaatgtatttttgagtttatgcTGACATCAATAGGGTCGCCGTTCTTTTGTTCTGGTAGTTTTTGTACTACCGCCAAAGTTCACTTTAgcagcaattttattttttgtctgaTTCCAACTTTACATATGCTATTTGTACTTCCAATTACATACGTATAGTGTTTTAGTGAATAAGAACTAATTTATAAGCTCGCAGTTTCTTATGATGTTGACTTACGCGTAAAATTTTCGTCGCCAAATCAATAACGGTGAgggtatttttgtaatataaattgttcactgcatatttatttcatatttcactAATTTCTCAATAAATCGGGATGTTTGGGAAAGATCTCCAATGTATGTTGTTTACAGTACCTTTATATAGTAAGGGATAcactttttaatagaattcaCTTTGTATTTACtaggttattttaataaaacttcacACAACCGCTTGCTTTGCGCCAAGGTATCCGCTTCTGTCTGacaaaatctgtttcatgatcatttttaaatctaatatacaagtaggtgatcagcgtcccgtgcctgacacacgtcgtcgactttttttttgggtctaagacatgtcggtttcctcacgatgttttcctccaccgttcgagcaaatgttaaatgcgcacatagaaaggaaGTCCATtcgtgcacagcccgggatcgagcCTACGATCTCTTTACCAGTTACCAGAATATCTATACAAGCATAAAAAGTATGTGTCATCTAAGAAGTTTTAGTATCCGTAGTGAAATGTAAGAAGGAAAAACGAGACTTATCCCTACATCAATTAAAGTCTAATTTTATTCGCagctataaaattaatcaattaactCAACAAAAATCTCGcgaaatctagtttttaatccgcccaaaaaaaaattaatctaattcttaacaattattcttatttttaacctttaattttattttatttacttcacacCATATTACACAAGCCGTCATTACCGATATTGCTtaaatttcacaaatattattattatcatttcctactaagtgttaatatattatttttttgcgactgaggcgcaaactagctgatgtagtctctggcagaatgaccagcgctgtggaacactctgctcctcagcataatgctgagccagggttATTTACAACCAcaacacacacgcattacatgCTTGAGACGAACCAaatgggaaaaggaaaaaaaaatatacctctcattatatcttttatttaatgttttctctttgattattgttattttgtatgtttatatgtgtgcgttttgtttgtaataaataacatgtCCATGTCTATGTCTACATCCTCCAATGTCCAAGATGCGCTGACCAATCATAATATTCAAGAAACACAATTCGTCACTACATTTCACAAAAGCATAACATTACTgacttataattaatgattCAGTAGTGTTGGAAGATATTCAATCGTAATAAATCCGAATTTATTCCACGGTTTTTCACTCTGCAGATTTGTCCCCCAGCTTTTTCCTGTTCTCAGACCTCAAGATAATGCTAGATCTAGCTCTTctagatcataagtttgacaccaattctaaataacttaacttacctattattatgacattatgttaatgtttgtattatatgacaatataaaattaatacgacATTTGCATGCATATATGGCGGATTGTggggatttttataataactgtaTCTAATTGTAATCtaagcaaataaacgatttaatttcaaattattaaaagataaattaaatctaagtCTTAATGCACTGGCTAACGAAGTATCCTTTTGTACTTCTGACAAACAGGTTTTACGTAgcgatgaaaagagacaggaaattattttaattaaaacggtTTAATGATCCCGATTTCTATTAGCTATTTCCTTATTTCTTTACTATTTTAACCGGCTCCCAACCAGAACTGAAGAAAATTCCTCGCGTTATGAATTTGACTCGCTTAATAGGATATTCACAcccatttaatataaataaaatatatcatagtCAAAGCCAATCAATACAGtaagaaatattgtaatttaatacttttaagagccatttcatatgatttttgtttaaaagaatgtgaataaaatttaacactaaatattttaatcttgtTATTAAGTCTAATGTGAATATGatgaataaatatgaattatattgaagaaaaatatagcaCAAAGATAATGAGCAAATCCGCAGTTAATGATCCATAGAGAAGACAACGCAACAATACTAAAGCAAGGGTTTAAAAGCTTTCTTCAATAAATCACTGGAACCCTTCGTTCCAACAAAAGATATACAATTACTCAAACGTTGATGTTGTTATTATAGTGTGATTAAGTATTTTTGATAGTCATTGGCTGGTTCCGATTTTGAAATCATactggatatttttttgtttttgttttttatttattaaggaaagTTACtgtatggttttattttctttgcatGTTCATTAaggtatacattatttataaatcatgtTGGCTTGGTTCACAAGACATTACATAgtctcaataatattaaaaaaatagtattttttgtatccaGACGATGATCTCGAAACTCAGCTCCGATTTGACTTTCAGTGGTATGGTAGTGGTATGGTAGTGGTAAATGcttttgaagattttttattatttacgataattttatattcaggttttaacaatataaacatGTCCTGAATTTTCCAAAATACCTTTTGCCTTCAGCGTGATCTTTATATCCTCTTCTTAATTAGATTTTCTTCCATCCTAAAACTCACCCTTACTTTGAAAAAGCCTTTATATTATAGGTCCTCATTACCTTTTcggatataatatattctagaTCCCTCCCACAACTCACATTCTCGAAAATGGCTTTTGAATCTCctctataaatttaatttcaacaaaatatgGTTGTGACAGAATTCTGTTTTGTGATTAATCGTCAATGGTACATGTTTAATTCAAAACGAATTTAAGTAATATGTGAAATAAACgtgaaatgaatatttaaagataacgGAATTTCAAAGTTCAATCCAATAACAATAAGTGTATGAATACGTAAATGCGAATGTTATAAGCGCACGAGCCGGCTTTGTTTTTGCATCCTTTTATCATCGACATTAACTTCTTTGCCAGAACCGGCGGCTTAATCGCTTATAAGCTTCAACCCTGGCTGAAGGAAATAGCCAGTTGTCTCGTGACtatttccatacaaatttTCGTTACTGGGTCACGACAGTCGCAAagagaataatattatgtcttaAGCCCCAGAACAGTTAAGGAAGAAGATACTAGTAATATATGAGCAACTACTAGCGTCATCTATACTTCGTTAACAAAGGTTTGCTATATAaccatacataaatatttaaaataaatatatatcaatatataccaatgaatttaatatacatagttCCTTACtctcatttttaataataacaataacattattatattctacattttcaataatattccGAAAACCGCCATCTGGtacatattaacaatattatacaatatacaactatacatttttaattttgaagcGTCCATTGCTCCGGAAGTCGTCGAAAACATACACATTTAGATGCGTGTAAAGACAATTGACACTGTGTACAGACTACAAAACAAATTGCTGTTATAGATTTTGTGTTTATCCTATTGTGAATTTAGTGCTGAATagatttttgttgattttataaaactcaaAGATTTGCCTTAAAGTTTGGTCTAAAtctttcttaatttaataattttataccactcattgctatatatatacttatgcTCTATGTTATAGCCACCTAGTGAGCAAAAGAGAAAGTTTACATTGTCGTTAAAGCAGTTTATCTTgaaattaatactattttgtttttactttaaaataataatatataatcaatttgtaagtaatagttttgttttttttaatattaaggagCCAAAAGGATGTAAACGTGTGTTACTTGTATGTGGACTTATATTTCCCGCCGTGAAATGGCGgctttttatcaaatttgaGAACCCCATAACAGGAAGTGACTGATGAAGGTGCTACGCAGGCGCAAATTGACCTTTCGGTTGAAGAACCCATCGGTCACATGTGAGTGTCGATAAATATCTTAGTTTTATCGTGTtccttcattttattattataaataatattttcgtaaGTATTCTTTGTGGTGAATAATAACTGGTGCTAAGGAGGCAATAAAACGGTGTGGATAATGTGtgatgttatattaaaaatataattgcggCACCGGCACGTTTGTCAAATTtgctacaattttataattaccatACGGCATAAACCTTaagtttcaattaataattgcttttcATAACTTGTAAGTTGCGTGCTTCAAAGACTTGTGTTACGAATAGAAGAAATTGTGGTAAATAATGAAGTGTGATATTTTTCCCAAAGTAATGTCCAAGATGTCTCATTGTAGCCACATGTTCGGATACGTCGAAGCACACGGGCTTAAATTATCAACAGCATGACATGGACTCAGgcttgattttatttcaatataatatagcttatacatatatcattcTTTGTTGCATACCTATTGATTATTTTCCTGTCTAGCTTACACTACAGGTTTAGGTTTTCTCAACAATGCGCTAGGTGGGGTTAggtcatataatttttttcatacgaagGGTTTCATAGAATGTAAATTAAGACATtccaattttcttttatagtgaATCATTGAATTCAGTCTCACACTATTGCAATATagctaataattaatgatgtCATTTTGAGGtttgttacaatatatatcattaatattacaaatatgttGTAGATATCCTCCCACATGGTGCCAAcccatatttttacattttgaataaacagtatttaacATCCTTTGTTCctaatgtttgtaatatttacagTCAGTCTATTATTCCTTTGAGACTTACAGTATCAAATAAAGTTAGTTTATGAAAAAACATTGAATGCACAGTTGTACTTGAAGAAGGTTATGCGGTTAATCAAGAACatggtatttttgttttaattttggtataaaaatacaaaattaccatgataaatattaaatatgataagAATTCACCCTATTAATGTGTGATTTGCTAAAGTGAAGTTGACTGACATTAAAGTTCAGTCACCTCTATTTTCTCAGTTTAAGATGAACCATAGAGGTAATTTTAAGgcttctttaaatataaataatcaagcaATCATACTTTTTTAGTACACatacacttatatatatatgctgtACATTACTTGTATATACGCTTATATGATAACATAtgtattactatatatttgaGCCCATAGAGTCGCAAGTGCAATGTCGTATTGCTTTTGTGCTGCGGGTACTCAAACACTAAATACTAATTCCTAATATGCGTCTCACTATACCACTGTATTCTGAGATCACCGAACAGGAATACAGttttttaatgcatatttGACTACAACTTTTTGACGATGTGGCAGTTACTTTAACAAATGTGATTAGTTTACAAATTCTAGGTCacctttatttaatctgtttaAGAGgagaaagtaaaataatacaagttCCAATCAACAACTTAcaagttatttttgtaaaattattaatatcttgcATTGTGGTAGTTATTGTAAGTCATTATATTTGCTAAAAGTAACAGTATAATTTTGACAAACCTTAATActtactaaatttttatattaacacaaaggtctaaatattgtatatgttttttccAGATCACACCTCACcataacaaaaatttcataaaatgggTGACATTGAGGACACACACTTTGAGACTGGAGACTCTGGTGCCTCCGCTACCTTCCCTATGCAATGTTCGGCTCTCCGCAAAAACGGCTTTGTAATGCTCAAGGGTCGCCCATGCAAGATTGTTGAAATGTCCACCTCAAAGACTGGCAAACATGGTCACGCAAAAGTCCATCTTGTGGgcattgatatatttaatggaaAGAAGTGAGTATTACAGATTCTATAACtttctttaattttcattGGTTTGTTTCTAGATTTTCCAgaagacataattttaagtcTTGACGTGTTCTAGTAATAGATAGTCGAGGCCATAGAGTCGCGAGTGCAATATACTATTGCTTTTGTGCTGCGGTTACTCGAACATAAAACACTAGTTCCTAATATGCGTCTCACTATACCTCTGTATACTGAGATCACCGAACAGGATTACAgcttaaaacaaaacttatcaAAAATACGCTTTATCATATctattctatattaatttttcattgatCCTTTAAAGAAATAgcaacaaaaatttataaaaaaatccttcaGATATGAAGATATTTGTCCCTCCACCCACAACATGGATGTCCCACACGTCAAGCGTGAAGACTACCAGCTCACTGACATCTCTGACGATGGCTACCTCACTCTGATGGCTGATAATGGAGACCTCCGTGAAGACCTTAAGATCCCAGACGGAGACCTTGGTACTCAACTTCGTTCCGACTTTGACAGTGGCAAGGAATTGCTGGTTAGTACtctttttctttgtattaCCATACAGACATTTACCATGCATCAGTTATTCCAcaataaatatagcaaatttttgtaattgatTCTAAAATACAATCATAAAGGTTACACAAAATTtgttaaacaatttaacatgttttagata is part of the Pieris rapae chromosome 21, ilPieRapa1.1, whole genome shotgun sequence genome and encodes:
- the LOC110995474 gene encoding eukaryotic translation initiation factor 5A, producing the protein MGDIEDTHFETGDSGASATFPMQCSALRKNGFVMLKGRPCKIVEMSTSKTGKHGHAKVHLVGIDIFNGKKYEDICPSTHNMDVPHVKREDYQLTDISDDGYLTLMADNGDLREDLKIPDGDLGTQLRSDFDSGKELLCTVLKSCGEECVIAVKANTALDK